ccttttcttctccCTCAATTTCTCTTAGTCCAAACAAAAGATTAGACTTACAACCCTTAATACCCGCAACTCCTTCATTTTCCAATTAATTAGTCGGCAAGGAAAAAATGgttcaagaagaagaagaaaagcaaagCATGGAAAACGACTCCAGCATTTACTGGACAGGATGCGAAGATTCAATCTGTGTCTCATGTTTATACTCAGACAAGTTTTGAAGTTGTAAATTCTAGTTTCATTATGCTTCCATGTTCTTTAGATCAGGAAATAATCCTGATGTTGTATTCTTATTTCTTTATTTTAGTAAAAGAATTTAGAGAGtgacaatttaaatttaattctgcCAAATAAATAGTATGTTTTTAACTACTAAATCTAACTAAATTATAAAAATTCTTAATTATACTGTTGTATTGAAGAATGAAAAGTTGGAATTAATAACTAAACTGTTGTTTGTTATGATTCTTGGGTCGACAAATGATTCTTGTATAATCTACAGCAAGATGAGATGTGAGGTCAATGGCCTGAGTAAGACCACTCTGACGCTCAAGTTAGTAAATACTTAAAAGAAGAAAGTAAGTACTGAAAATATGAGGAAAATAGATTGTGTATCTTAGTAATTGTCATGATTCTTATTTATAAGAAAAGAGAACAATACCTTTCCACCATACTCGAtattttgccaactcaaatctagctattttattcaaaaaattatagaaaaataatatattattaggtGACATTCACGGCGATGATATAACTCATCCTAACAACTTGTGTCCAATttctaaaataatttatttttatccgaACTTCTTATATTTTATATGAACACCTTGTTTAATTACACAAATCTAAATTTGACCCGATCCAAAAAGATCCGAACTCTCCGAAGACTTGCTTGAACTCATAGGGTGTACTATATCTCAAATTaaaatcaatgaattttaatttaatgatattaaaattgtGTTGAAAGCTATATGATGATCGGGTGAAAAATAGATTAAGACCAGCAATTAACAAGTAGTAGTTGAATAAGCAAAACGATTTGGAAAAGTTATAAATTGTCTGATGAGCAAACCGGCAGTGGGGCAAACGGCAATTTTTTAGGTCAAGCCATACAAATATGACAAGTTGGATACAATTTTCTCATGAGGAAGTTGGACTTTAATTaggatttaaatttaatttaatttaattttatatttttaaaatttattttaatgccattattttattattttttaatatttttttactttCACTTTTGCCACTAATTTActtggactttttttttttactaaattttcttggaCGATGTAAAGTCCCCCAAAGTCTTACTTAAATGCGACAAAAATAGTTATTGTTTCCATGTTTAGGGATAATTTctgtaaagtaaaataaaaattaacataattaataattaaatcaaatgataataaaatataataaaaataatttataaatatatttattattcaaataattaaaaaaatattaaataaaatttataataaaattttaaaaattaaataaaaataatataataaaatatttaattaaattaatttataaatataagatttataaacattaaaataaaaaattaaatccttttataaattcattataaataaataatataataaaatatttaattaaattaacttataaatataaaatttataaataaaaaaaaaattaagtccctcaatttatttttttttaatttataaatttaaaagttattataaacaaatagatcaataaatttttaaaatttatatattaatttagttaatttaaaaattaaaataaatatttttaaatttttttataaaattttaattaatttaatttaatctgaTGATTAAAGACATATAATAATAGGTGCGAaattcagtctatagtcaatcaatctccttttcaaaatttaattgatCAACCAAAAATAGCTTACACCATTGAATTAGtgcatataaaaaattaataacccAGACGAGACCACTAGCCATGGCCGCTTTGATGTGGTCAACACGGCAGAAAAATCATTTTAAATCTACCAATAATAACAAATTTTACTTAatgtaattaaaaaaagaaaaaaagaaaaagtcatACATCTCTTTTAGTGTCAAAGTCAAACATTCATAGTGAACAAAGCAACCTTTTATTTTACATTTTATCATAATTAATTtatctaataattaaaaaaataaaattttatttttttatataatactaacttaaaatgattaaataataacaaataaaaatattaaataatataacaataattaaatttattaaattagttaaaattgattatataatttatttttcattatttaatatttataatttataattttttttttgatttttgattattaTAAACAATTCATATTTTCGTCTTCGATTTTGACTTTAAAAATAAGATTCTTTTAGAATGAGGCTTCTGAGTttgaatatttgatataaataatattttatgaaaaattatataattctctattagaaaaataaattaaaataaaataagattttgcaaatttgcctaattcACCATTTCAGTTTGgaaaaaaagacaaaataactaaaaaagaaaaaagaggaaaCCGCCAAAACGTCTGTCCTTATGACAATCCATAGAACTTAGAAGCGGAAATTCTctccaatttttctttttttttaatttttctttctcatcAAATCGTTCATCAATTCCTGGCAATTTCCTTCAACGCGTTGACGTAGAAAAACTCCACAAAGAAAATTAATTTCTTGAAAATGTCTTCTCCgccttcttctctcatctctcttgCGTTGTCCGCTGAGAAAACAAGACCCAAACTCTCTCTTATCTCCATCTCCATTGTTTCTAAGTATTCACTTGTAAGATGTAACTCCCATTTCTCATTTCTTCATTTTCCTGTAAGTTTCCTCTTTCATCACAACTGTGGCTATCTCTTTCAGCAAGCAGAGTTATACTTAATCTgcattttttttacttaatttttattcTTTGTTGCGGAAAAGTGTATTTGGGGGAGCTTGCTGAAAATTAACTGCAGCTTCTTATGCCTTTGTTTTTGGATTAATTTTGCTTCTTgggtttgtgaaaaaaattgTTCTTGCTTTGTGGGTTTTCAGTTAAGTGGTTGTGCTTTATGGGTTTTTCATATTAGTGGGTAAGCTTCAGTTGGGTAATTGAAATAGTGGGTTATGCTTTCATGGGGTTGAAATAGTTGGGATTGTAAGTTTATTGTTGAGTCCGAATTGGAATTATAAGATGGCCAAGCTATTAAGCAAAATTTTGCCTGCTGCTCGATCAACTCCTAAAGAGGAAGAAAATGATGATTATAATGAATATTCGTGCTCATTTGCTGTGGTGTACTCTGGCCCTCCAATCACTCATGAAATTCCCCGAGCAGTGCCAGTTGATGTTAGCCAAATCCCAATCGCAGCCAAACTTGCCTCAACCTCACTGTTGAATGACGTGTCGTTGCCAGTTATCCAACCTATTAGACAGTCTAAATCATCAGGTAAGAAAACGTCCAAGGAGCCAAAATTAGGCACAAATGGGGTCTCGAATAGCCTTGATGTGCCAAGGGAATCATCCGATGGGATAGATAAATCGAGTACATTCGGTTGTGCAGATGGCAATGAGTATGGACCCAAATTACCTAATGTTCCAAGTTCTGGCAGATTGGAATTTGCAAATGGTGACAACTGTGGAACAAAGTTATCTGATAGAAAAGGAAGCTCTGATAAAAAGGGATTTTGTAATGGCCGTGACAGTTCTGGTGAATTATCTGGAAGATTGCAAGTTCTGGAATTTTGTGATGATTGTAATGATGGTGGGAGCGGAGATTTTCAAAATTATATGAATCCCACAAACTGTGAATCAATAGGATCTGATTTAACTTCCCATTCTGTGTCATCTGATATTTTTTCTGGAAAAGAGGAGGATTGTGTTGAATCAACTCCATGCCATGTCAAAAGGCCATCAACTGTAACTTTCCGTGACCCTGAATCAAGCAGTGTAGTTCTGGAGGAGTCTGATGTATCTGAGGTTGAAAGTAACATCCCTGCAAGGCAAACGGCTGTAAGGCCTGGAAAGAAAGGGACATGCTATCGATGCTTGAAAGGAAATAGGTTTACTGAGAAGGAGATTTGCATTGTGTGTGGTGCAAAGTATTGTTGTAAGTGCGTGTTGAGAGCAATGGGATCAATGCCAGAAGGAAGAAAATGTGTATCTTGCATTGGTCAAAAAATCGATGAGTCAAAACGAAAGACTTTGGGGAAATGTTCTCGCATGCTGAAGCAACTGTTGCCTGAGTTGGAAGTTGAAcaagtaatgagttctgaaagaTCCTGTGAAGCAAATCAACTACCACCGGAGCTTGTTTACGTAAATCGTCAGCGTCTTTCCCCACAGGAGCTATTCCTATTGCTGACCTGCCGGTACCCACCAAAAAAGTTAAAACCAGGATTCTATTGGTATGATAAAGTCTCTGGTTTTTGGGGAAAGGTGAATACTGCACTCTGCTCTCCCTCTAATTTTGATAAGCAATTAACTCATTTTTGTGACAACATTGGATTTATTCTTTTGGTGAACAGGAAGGAAAGAAGCCTTGCCAAATAATTAGTCCCCAGTTGAGCATTGGGGGTCACATGCATCAAGACGCAAGTAAAGGAAACACAAATATTTTGATAAATAATCGTGAGATCACCAAAACAGAGTTATTAATGCTGCAGGTTGTTTgctggacttttttttttttaaagttttttttttttgacatgtaCGATTGATAACATTTTGTTAAATATTCACAGATGATAGGAGTGAAATGTGAAGGAACAACTCACTTTTGGGTTAGTGCAGATGGATCCTATCAGGAAGAGGGAATGAATAATGTAAAAGGGAAAATATGGGACACGGTATGTTGGCATGTGAATTGAGAACTCCATAAGTTAAATCCAATACCATTCTAATATCATAATCATTTCACCTTCTTTgactttttttatttaacttttaaCAATATTCATGAAATCCTTTGCAGAAAAAAGCAAAGTTAATTTGCACTGCGTTGTCTTTGCCAACTCCCCCTGGTTCTGCCAGTCCTAGTGGAGAAGAAGGGAATAGTGTTGCCCCAAAAAGCTTTGACCAGAAAATACTTTATAAACTTCTTCTTGTTGGCTATGGAAAATCTGGCACTAGTACCATATTCAAACAGGTAAGAATCAGGCAAGGGTTCCTTCATTCTATTAATATTCATAAATGGTGAATCTAATATTGTCAGCTTGTGGGGGAGTAGCTTCTTTCCAGCCATTGTCATCTCATCTCAAAATGATAGTAACATCCTACTTGAAACTTTGAGCAGCTTTATGTTCTTATGAGAAATTCTGATGGGAAATTAGacaaaaactttagaagctgacTGCTAAATGTGCATATCCGTGTGTGTTAAAAATAACtaggaagtaatttgagcttaaCAAAAACTTTACTATGTGGTGATGTTATCATGTTGTTGAAAAAGAATGTGGCTTATACATGTGCAGCtgataatttcttttcttttgttagaAGCTGCCTTGATTTTTGGGTGCATTACAAGAAATCAATGTATTGAaataattatgtacatatatattttttacaGGCAAAAATTGTCTACAATATTCCATTTTCTGAAGATGAGCGTCAAAATATTAAGCTCATGATCCAAAGTAATTTATATGGTTATCTGGGTATATTGCTTGAGGAGCGTGAACGATTTGAAGAAGAAAGTTTAATTATGAAGAAGCGACATATCATTGACCAATGTAGTTCTTCAGGTAACATGCAAACTTATTTTCtgactttttttaatttttttttaattttaaattttacaatcatGTTTAGGATATGTAATGGTGCAGTAAGTACTTTTGGTAACCATTATCATTGAATTATGCAGTGTCTATAAACCATCATGATCAATTCTCTGCATGAATTTTGTAAGTTATCATAATCAGCCTCCATAAAGACAAAGACCGTTAATCCTCATTTATATACTGACTGCCTCAATTGTCAAGTTGTTTTGTAATTGCTACTTTGACCTCATACTAATGCCATCCATCTTAGAGTAAATCATTTAATATCCCTTCCCTGTGTTGGTGATGATTTAATATCCTCTTGTAGTACTGTTAGAAGTATAGGTTTTCGAGTGGAATGAAATTGATTATTTCTTTTTGGTCTGTTAAATAAGAAGGCAATCAGAATAGCTCCTAAGTGGATTATATTGCGGCTCATGTTTTTGGAAATTTTTTTGTTGTGACAAAAATAAGAAATTAGAAATATATGATAATGGTGAACCAATAGTTCCAAAACATTCTAACAACTTGGTTCTATTTAAAAGTTGAGGACCAATTATTAATGTGGATAGTATAGATAAAGCTCTCTATATTATGGATGTCTTTGTTATCGGCTACGGTTGAGGAATTAGAGAATTAAGTGTATAAATTATTTGCACAAAAGTATTGGTTATTAGGTTTGTTGGTTGATTAGGGCTCACTTTGGTTGATGTTGAATGAGTGTTTAACGATTAGGAAACTAGGAACTACCTTGTAGGTGTGCTGATGGAAGTTTATTGCAGTAATGTAGTTAGGTTCTTAGGTCTGTTTTGGAAATCTAGTTGTTGTGGAAAATTTTGGGAACAGACGTGTAGAGATGGGGTGAGATTGGGAAGTGAATAAAGTAAGGAAAGTGatctttttttttgctttttataGTGTTGTGAACCATACAAGAGTACCATTGTGAATCCAGTTTCTAGGATTTTGCTCCTGTTTTGTAGGAGGGAGGACTGCAAGAGTGATTGAATGTAGGCTTAGAAACACTACTAAGGTGTCAAAGTACCAATTTGGCTTTATGCCGAGTATATCTACAACAATGCTTATCTTTTTCTATaagaagattaataaaaatttacTGGTAGATAAAGAAAAATCTCTAAATGATATTTATTGATCTAGAAAAAGCATATGTGAAAGTATTGAGGGAAGTTCTTTGGTAGATGCTGGAAGAAAAGAGTCTATCTCAAATATGTAAATATCATTAAAGACATGTATGAGGGGGCAGTCACAAGTGTAAGAACAATGGAAGAGGATACAAATAAGTTCTCCACAACAGTGGGTACATCAGGTATTGACTTTGAGACTTTGATTTCATAAATGTTTAGTTATGTTTGATGTCCTATGGTACATGTTATTTTGCAGATGATTAGTGAAGGAGTCAATCAAAAGTTGGAATTGTGGAAAAAGATTCATGAGAATAAGAGTTTTAGGCTAAGCAAAAATAAGATGGCTTATATGCATTGCAcgtaggagtgaaaatttgggtTGGTGGGTCATGTTCGACATGACAGAACATGAACACGATCACGTACATGACACAATTAATAAATCGcgtcaaaattttaaatacaaataCAACCCTTTTATATATGGTTATATGACAGAATGCAATTAATATTAAATGGTGTTGGGTTAATTTGACACGGCACAACAAATTTAATACGATTTCATATGAATCAACCCATTTAAGATGATTTGACATGACTCGACCCATTTAACACGACTCTACACAGCTCGTTTGACATGTTTTGACACAATTGAATACTTTTAATCTTTATAAAATAATACATTACATGAAATTTACACATTTTTAATCatgcataaatttaaaaatatataaaagtatAGAATCTAACATGAAATGagctattaatattttatcatttagttaatcaatattttaacaaaaaaatttaaaaaataattataaaacaatataattttaatttattatataaattcacaaattaaattaattttagtaaagaaaatacaaaccgattattataaaataaaataaacaagctATTTACAAATTTATCATTTTCTAATAGTGTCATTTACGGGTTAGTAGGTTAAAACAGGTTGGGGGAGTTTCACTTCAACACGTGAAATGAATAATAAAATATGTCATAAACGTGTCAAATTGAGTTTGCGAATTAACCCATTATACAACACGATTATTAGCGTGTCGTAAATGGGTCAACACGACAAAAATAAGTTCAACATAAACCCTCTATTTTTCATGTCATGTACGCAGCTTGTGTGTAAAATTGACTCTTAATTGTGAGTTTCGCTCTGATAAAAGAAATGGAGGTGAGGTTTGATTGGATAGAGTTTTTGTGCTAAAatgtaatcaattcaaatatgtaGGTTCTATTATCCATGAGAATAGAATAATAGATGAATATGTAACTCATAGAATCAAAGTAGGatgcatagttattaaaggctcaaggtGCCTAAGGCGCCAAGGGGTCCTAGAGCCTAGACGCAAGGCACAGGCACCCGCTAAGCAAGGTGAGAcgcaaaagttaaaaataaataaataaataaatattccataaaatcaaataaatgtgaatattacatcaaacttcaaataacatgcaattaaaaaataataataacaaataagcattcaagtaataataattttacaatgcaaataaaataaaaataaactattaaaagtttaaaatattatattaaaatttgaataatcTTTTAATGTCTCTAAACTAAAGTCAAGCAATCATAAATACCTTCATCTTCTCGATACTCATtttcaaaatcaatattttctCATCTTCTTTATCTTTAAGAACTAAAGGAACATCAGTTTCAAGTTAGTAGATGatacttttcctttttcctttgacATATATCTTGAAATAGATGTAGATGTAATATTTCTTTTAAAAAAGGATAATAATATGGTGGTAGTATTGAAAATGGAAATATGGGAGGTTTGCGATCTTGGGTGTGCTggtttgatgagattttgatgattagttATCACCGGCGATACTAATTTCAAAAATTTCCTTATGTGTCAATATAGAATTCTTATAGATTGACAAATATGAAGTTTAAGTGGTAGTGTTTTTTGCCATTGGAAGTGCTCGTTAAAGGGGAAAATAAAGAAAGCATGCTTTTCTAGAGGTTTGTGTCTGGAACAAAGGCGCACTTCTAGGCGCATAAGGCGTTAGGATTGGAGTCTGGCGAGCCTTGAGTCTGAAGTGTGCCTGAGGGTCGCCTTTAATAACTTTGGTAGGATGGATGAAATGGAAGGGTGTGATAAGTGTGATATGTGACCGTAGGATCTCTATAAAGTGAAAAGTAAGTTTCATAGAACTATGATCAAACCAGCTATGCAATATGTGAGTAAACGTTGGGCATATAAGGTAAACATACCCATAAAATAAGTGTAGCAAATATGTCGATGTTTAGATGGATGTCTGCTAACACAATAATGGATATGATGATTGCATTTGCAAGAGAGAGTGCATGCAGCACACATTGTGGATAAATTGAAAAATGGTCGATTAAAATGGTTTGGTTATGTTTAAGTAGAGTATCGAATGCTCCAATACGAAAGAAGTGTGATAAGTTGGTGAATGAAGTAGTAAGATGGGAAAGAGGAAGACCTAAAATGACGTGAAGGAAAATAGTATCGAAAGATTTACAGTTTTTGGGTATTGACGTGGAATTTGTTTTCAAAAAGATTGAATGGCAAAAAATTATCTATATGATCGATCCCAACTAATTTGGAATTAAAGTTTAGTTGTTACTATTGTTGTTGTTTGCAAGAGGAAGGATCAAGGTTCAAAAGTATTCATTTTGGCGATGAAAGAAGGGCTGGTTTGGTCTGAGAAAGAAATAAGAATAGTGTTGAAAAGTGAGAACCATGGCATTGTGCATTAAAGaagtgagaaaagaagaagagatctCATAGGTGTAGTTATTATTTGAGGTCTACGAACATAATTGGAATAATCTGGTATTTCTGGGTAATTTTCTCCTCTTAATTATCTTACTTTGTTTTTGAATACTTAATAAGAATATTCGTAATAGTAATACTGCGAAAAGATTTGCATACCCAATAAACTTAAAGACTGATTGTGTTTATTTTGGGAAAAttggatttctttttttttttttcttcttctaaagaAAAAGAGCTATCCATTTTGCAGTTTATATCCTAGTGGAAAAATAAAGTAACACGTGTTTAGCCACTAAAACTTAGAATCTTCACACCTTTTCATGGTTTTTATTCAAGATTAAAAGCaagttttccattttcttttttaaaaaattggaaTATGACTGCAAGTAGACTGTCAAATCCTATTTAAAATTGGAAAGATGAATCTAATAAAGTATTTTTGTTTTAAACTTATAAATACATTTAgatctattttttattttcttagaaattttcTTGGAAAATAGCAATTTTCTGGAAATTAAATAgctattttaattctaatttgcTTGTGATTCAATCTATAAAATTAGTAGGTAAGCCTTATGCACGTGTAATAAAAAGAATGTAGTTTCCAAAATTAACAGGTTGTTtgaaatagccattaattttttccCTTCATCATTGCATCTGTTATTTTCTAGAATTCTATTGTTTGACCTTCACAGTCTGCACAATTGTTAAGAGACTTACTTTGGCTGAACAATTTGACATAATTAATTTGTTTTATGGTAGGTCTGAAATTATTTAGTTCTAGCAGATACTGCAGGTCAGGTTGGGGATAAAACAATCTATTCTATTGGCCCCAGATTGAAAGCTTTCTCGGATTGGCTTCTAAAGATAATGGTATCTGGTAATTTGGAAGCCATATTCCCAGCTGCCACCCGTGAATATGCACAATATGTTGAGGATTTGTGGAATGATGCAGCCATCCAAGCCACATATAGCCGCAGGAATGAATTTGAATCACTACCTAGATCTGCCACTTATTTCCTAGAACGGGTAGGATGAAGCTACATATCCTTAGTTATTACCGATTGGTTAAATTCCTAGAATAAGCTTTGTTGCTGATCAATGTCAAATTACATCTTTTTTCCGTGTACCATATATAACAACTTCTTGTTTGTGCTTCATAAATAATGCATAGTTCTTGTACCATGGTGGATTTCTTATTGGTTATGTGCTTGCTTCTTTTCGTGCAAACAATAATAAAGTGGATGGAAAGCTAAAATAGAAATAGTTGGTTCTATTCTTACTTtcttcttgaaaaaaaaaaaagaaaaagaaaatttcttAGGATATGCATATGTGAGTCATTGCTCTAAATTTGATCTCATTGATTGCTGAAGGGTAGGTATTCCCAATCAACAATGTTTTagttgttttgagttgagaccataTATTTGAAAGGAGGTGGATACATTGAAATATGAATGTGGAAAGAGCATTTTATGATTTTTGAACTGTTGCTATTTATTCAATACCAGATGTTTTCTTCCTACTCAGGCTGTTGAGAT
The Hevea brasiliensis isolate MT/VB/25A 57/8 chromosome 15, ASM3005281v1, whole genome shotgun sequence genome window above contains:
- the LOC110665070 gene encoding extra-large guanine nucleotide-binding protein 1, translating into MAKLLSKILPAARSTPKEEENDDYNEYSCSFAVVYSGPPITHEIPRAVPVDVSQIPIAAKLASTSLLNDVSLPVIQPIRQSKSSGKKTSKEPKLGTNGVSNSLDVPRESSDGIDKSSTFGCADGNEYGPKLPNVPSSGRLEFANGDNCGTKLSDRKGSSDKKGFCNGRDSSGELSGRLQVLEFCDDCNDGGSGDFQNYMNPTNCESIGSDLTSHSVSSDIFSGKEEDCVESTPCHVKRPSTVTFRDPESSSVVLEESDVSEVESNIPARQTAVRPGKKGTCYRCLKGNRFTEKEICIVCGAKYCCKCVLRAMGSMPEGRKCVSCIGQKIDESKRKTLGKCSRMLKQLLPELEVEQVMSSERSCEANQLPPELVYVNRQRLSPQELFLLLTCRYPPKKLKPGFYWYDKVSGFWGKEGKKPCQIISPQLSIGGHMHQDASKGNTNILINNREITKTELLMLQMIGVKCEGTTHFWVSADGSYQEEGMNNVKGKIWDTKKAKLICTALSLPTPPGSASPSGEEGNSVAPKSFDQKILYKLLLVGYGKSGTSTIFKQAKIVYNIPFSEDERQNIKLMIQSNLYGYLGILLEERERFEEESLIMKKRHIIDQCSSSDTAGQVGDKTIYSIGPRLKAFSDWLLKIMVSGNLEAIFPAATREYAQYVEDLWNDAAIQATYSRRNEFESLPRSATYFLERAVEISKKDYEPSDMDILYAEGITSSKGLSSMEFSFSKQDEDIYEHDEHDPLQRYQLIRVHPKILGGNCKWLEMFEDVDMVLFCVSLIDYDEFVEDSNGVSINKMIASKNLFESIVTHPTFEDKKFLLMLNKFDLLEEKIEQVPLTRCEWFHDFNPVIGHNPNACSTSRSRNTNPSLAQRAFQYIAVKFKRLFRSLTDEKLFVSPVTALEPDNVNDALRYAKEILNWEQEDPIEVSSASLEATSASIEASSS